Proteins co-encoded in one Spirosoma endbachense genomic window:
- a CDS encoding efflux RND transporter permease subunit, protein MKFVETIIKRPSLIIVLFAILTIGGLFSYRMLSYELLPEFSTPVITITTVYPGAAPSEVETEVSKKLEDAVSGLDNLDDVKANSFENASVIVVQFKPGTDIDMALQDAQREIDKMVSDLPDDAEQPSLSKISPSDQPIMQLLATSTLPNEVFYQQVEDKYLPVLQQIKGVADITMVGGDKREIRINVNDDKLNYYGLSLLQVTQAINQANLDFPTGKVKSIKENMTLRLAGKFSSLDDIRKLVVATPPNGSPIRVGDVATVTDGLTEATSISRYNGQNGIGLFIKKQSDANAVEISKLVEEKLKTIEKENVKDKVTFAIAYDSSVFTLASVEAVTHDLILAVGLVAIVMLLFLHSFRNAFIVMISVPASLISAFLFMFVMGYSLNLMTLLALSLVIGILVDDSIVVLENIQRHLEMGKDRWRATLDGVSEIGFAAVAITLVIVVVFVPITFVSSVIADLLRQFSLTVAFATMVSLLVSFTLTPWLTSMLAKLEHLNPKNPFQAFLLWFEKGLTALTNGYHQSLGWVLKHKLAFTGILIAIFVFTGWVMSLGIIGSEFVAQGDQGKFLLTMKLDKSASLQENNLTSRRIENYLQKKPEVQTIFANVGGASTGINSTGQGATNRTELTVQLADAAERPGHKLTEQYMIDLRKELEEGFPAIEFSSSVVGIVNSGTSPIEIFLSGDDASQNLAAAEELANRIRKTPGANDVNVSVESGNPEVRVEIDREKMAKLGLNIQTVGGTLQNAFAGNDDSKFRDGGEDYDIRVMLDAFDRKNPDDVKNINFFSPSANRSVRLAEFANVTLSNGPSLLERKNRRSSVTVTANTLGTGSGTLTGVIQADLAKNPLPAAVTVSWGGDAKNQSEGFGSLGIAMLAGLMLVYFIMVLLYDSFVYPFVVLFSVPVAVIGALLALALSSSNIGIFAMLGMLMLIGLVVKNAILIVDFANQQKANGTYYKDAILHAGEERLRPILMTTIAMVIGMIPIATASGAGAEWKNSLAWVLIGGLSSSMVLTIYLVPMMYYLVDRLQEWFKNRFRKSNPSEALTEAEAAVS, encoded by the coding sequence ATGAAATTTGTTGAAACAATCATCAAGCGCCCATCGCTCATCATCGTTCTGTTTGCGATTTTGACAATTGGAGGTCTGTTTTCGTATCGAATGCTGAGTTATGAGTTGCTGCCCGAGTTTTCTACGCCGGTCATCACCATCACGACGGTTTATCCGGGTGCGGCTCCTTCGGAAGTTGAAACGGAGGTTAGTAAAAAACTCGAAGACGCCGTATCGGGCTTAGATAACCTCGACGACGTAAAAGCCAATTCATTTGAAAACGCGTCGGTCATTGTCGTGCAGTTTAAACCAGGGACCGATATCGATATGGCCCTGCAGGATGCTCAGCGGGAAATTGATAAAATGGTCAGCGATTTGCCCGATGATGCCGAGCAACCATCTCTGTCCAAAATATCGCCCAGCGACCAGCCAATTATGCAGTTGCTGGCCACTTCGACCCTACCCAATGAAGTATTTTATCAACAGGTAGAAGACAAATACCTGCCGGTTCTCCAGCAAATTAAAGGGGTGGCCGACATCACAATGGTTGGGGGCGACAAACGCGAAATTCGTATCAACGTCAACGACGATAAACTCAATTATTACGGTTTATCACTGCTTCAGGTAACCCAGGCCATCAATCAGGCAAACCTGGATTTTCCAACCGGGAAGGTAAAAAGTATAAAAGAGAACATGACGCTGCGCCTGGCGGGTAAGTTCTCATCACTAGACGATATTCGGAAGTTAGTCGTAGCAACTCCACCAAACGGTAGCCCTATACGCGTTGGTGATGTGGCCACCGTAACCGATGGTTTGACAGAAGCAACCAGCATCAGCCGTTACAATGGACAGAACGGTATTGGTCTGTTCATCAAAAAGCAATCCGACGCCAACGCTGTTGAAATCAGTAAGTTAGTTGAGGAAAAACTGAAGACGATTGAGAAAGAAAACGTTAAGGACAAAGTTACGTTTGCGATTGCCTACGATAGCAGTGTCTTTACGCTGGCATCCGTAGAAGCTGTAACGCACGACCTGATTCTGGCCGTTGGGCTGGTAGCTATTGTGATGCTGCTTTTCCTACATAGTTTCCGGAATGCCTTCATCGTCATGATTTCCGTACCGGCCTCACTGATCTCGGCATTCCTGTTCATGTTCGTTATGGGCTATTCGCTCAACCTGATGACCCTGCTTGCCTTGTCGCTTGTGATTGGTATTCTGGTCGATGACTCGATTGTGGTACTCGAAAACATCCAGCGACACCTCGAAATGGGTAAAGATCGCTGGCGGGCTACGCTCGATGGTGTGAGCGAAATTGGTTTCGCAGCGGTAGCCATCACGTTGGTTATTGTGGTCGTGTTTGTTCCAATTACGTTTGTGAGTTCAGTCATTGCCGATCTGTTGCGGCAATTTTCGCTGACGGTTGCTTTTGCTACGATGGTCAGTTTGCTGGTCAGTTTTACACTAACCCCCTGGCTCACATCGATGCTGGCGAAATTGGAGCATCTGAATCCAAAGAATCCGTTCCAGGCTTTCCTGCTCTGGTTTGAAAAAGGGCTGACTGCGTTAACCAATGGCTATCATCAAAGTCTGGGCTGGGTTCTGAAACACAAGCTAGCCTTTACCGGAATTTTGATTGCTATTTTTGTCTTCACGGGTTGGGTCATGAGTCTGGGCATTATTGGTTCAGAATTCGTAGCGCAGGGCGATCAGGGTAAATTTCTGCTGACGATGAAGCTCGACAAGAGTGCTTCTCTGCAGGAAAACAATCTCACATCCAGACGTATCGAAAATTACCTGCAAAAGAAACCTGAAGTTCAAACCATCTTTGCCAACGTGGGCGGAGCCAGTACGGGTATCAATAGTACGGGTCAGGGTGCAACGAACCGAACGGAATTGACGGTACAACTTGCCGATGCGGCCGAACGGCCGGGTCATAAGCTAACCGAGCAATACATGATCGATCTCCGCAAAGAACTGGAAGAAGGCTTTCCGGCCATCGAATTCAGTTCCTCCGTGGTAGGTATCGTGAACTCGGGTACATCGCCTATCGAGATATTCCTGAGTGGCGACGATGCCAGCCAGAATCTAGCAGCCGCCGAAGAACTGGCAAATCGTATTCGGAAAACACCCGGCGCAAACGACGTTAACGTATCGGTAGAATCAGGAAATCCGGAAGTTCGTGTCGAAATCGACCGCGAAAAAATGGCCAAACTGGGCCTGAATATTCAGACGGTGGGTGGTACGCTCCAGAATGCATTTGCCGGTAACGATGATTCCAAATTCCGCGATGGTGGTGAGGATTATGACATTCGCGTGATGCTTGATGCTTTCGACCGGAAAAACCCGGATGATGTAAAAAATATCAACTTCTTCAGCCCATCGGCCAATCGATCGGTACGGTTAGCGGAGTTCGCCAACGTAACGCTCAGCAATGGACCGTCGCTGCTCGAACGAAAAAACCGTCGCTCATCGGTAACGGTTACGGCCAATACGCTCGGTACGGGTTCGGGTACGCTAACCGGCGTCATTCAGGCCGATCTGGCAAAAAATCCACTGCCTGCTGCGGTTACCGTTAGCTGGGGTGGTGATGCCAAGAACCAGAGTGAAGGATTCGGTTCGCTGGGTATTGCCATGCTGGCGGGTCTGATGCTGGTGTATTTCATCATGGTGCTCCTCTACGACAGTTTCGTTTATCCGTTTGTCGTATTGTTCTCCGTTCCGGTTGCGGTAATTGGTGCGTTGCTGGCTTTGGCCCTCAGCTCATCGAACATTGGTATTTTCGCCATGCTGGGGATGCTGATGTTGATTGGTCTGGTTGTTAAAAACGCCATTCTGATCGTTGACTTTGCCAACCAGCAGAAAGCCAATGGAACGTATTATAAAGACGCCATTCTACACGCTGGCGAAGAACGTTTGCGCCCCATTCTGATGACGACGATTGCCATGGTCATCGGGATGATTCCAATTGCAACGGCAAGTGGTGCGGGTGCCGAATGGAAAAACTCGCTGGCCTGGGTACTTATTGGTGGTCTGAGTAGCTCGATGGTCCTGACGATCTATCTGGTGCCCATGATGTATTACCTCGTTGACAGGCTCCAGGAATGGTTCAAAAACCGCTTCCGGAAATCGAACCCATCAGAAGCATTGACTGAAGCTGAAGCGGCTGTTTCCTAA
- a CDS encoding efflux RND transporter periplasmic adaptor subunit has product MKRIWLLLALVGTLGMTAWTLLNNKKEVEAKIYKPNPDQKVGVRTAVAELRNLSQNSEFLGSFAANRQVEIRPQAGGQIIQLPIEEGQSVGAGRLIAKLDDEQLRYQIEALQVTLEGYQNDLKRYENLVKGDATPAVNLERTQLSIRSTQAQIKQLQKQIANTTITAPFAGIVTEKMVEKGSVVSLGSPIATVTDISSLKLVVDVPEKAINQFRVGQSLSVSTEIYPGAHFAGRVTLIGAEGDAAHNYPVEITVNNSGKNLLRAGMYGSIANTSQLKGQTLSVPRQAIIGSEKQPQVYVVEGGKAVLKSVEIGATTNDYYEIRTGLKAGDQVVTSGQINLQNGTAVSAQ; this is encoded by the coding sequence ATGAAACGTATCTGGTTATTACTCGCCCTTGTTGGCACGTTAGGCATGACTGCCTGGACGTTGTTGAACAACAAAAAAGAAGTCGAAGCAAAAATTTACAAACCCAACCCCGACCAGAAGGTAGGTGTCCGTACGGCCGTTGCCGAACTGCGTAACTTATCGCAGAATAGTGAATTTCTGGGCTCATTTGCTGCCAATCGTCAGGTCGAAATCCGGCCACAGGCGGGCGGTCAGATTATCCAGCTTCCCATTGAGGAAGGTCAATCAGTAGGTGCTGGCCGATTAATCGCCAAGCTGGACGACGAACAACTGCGCTATCAGATCGAAGCCTTACAGGTAACACTGGAAGGGTATCAGAATGATCTGAAGCGCTACGAAAATCTGGTAAAAGGAGATGCTACGCCCGCCGTTAATCTGGAACGGACGCAATTGAGCATTCGCTCAACGCAGGCGCAGATCAAACAGCTTCAGAAGCAGATAGCCAATACCACGATTACGGCACCTTTTGCCGGAATCGTTACCGAGAAGATGGTTGAAAAGGGTTCGGTTGTATCGCTTGGATCGCCGATTGCCACAGTAACGGATATTTCATCGCTGAAACTGGTTGTTGATGTGCCCGAAAAAGCCATTAATCAGTTCCGCGTTGGCCAGTCACTATCGGTATCGACCGAGATTTATCCGGGCGCTCACTTTGCTGGCCGGGTTACTCTGATCGGGGCTGAGGGCGATGCCGCACACAATTATCCGGTTGAGATTACAGTCAATAATTCGGGTAAAAATTTATTGCGGGCGGGCATGTACGGCTCCATTGCCAACACCAGCCAACTGAAAGGTCAGACTCTGTCGGTACCTCGCCAGGCCATTATCGGTTCGGAAAAGCAACCACAGGTTTATGTGGTTGAGGGTGGCAAAGCGGTGCTGAAGTCAGTCGAAATTGGCGCTACAACCAACGATTATTACGAAATACGTACCGGCTTGAAAGCGGGTGATCAGGTCGTTACCAGCGGTCAGATCAATTTACAGAACGGAACAGCGGTTAGTGCGCAATAG
- a CDS encoding TolC family protein produces the protein MRTIRWYLSTFFALGFTLARAQDFTLDQLINKALTNNYSVQSARLDEIKTEAQIAEVKASARPQVNLTGDYKRYLKIPGQVIPASVFGGPEGTYSAVAFGLPYNLSTSLQATQALYNQSLLIATKAAKASRDLSALQTQKTKEDVAYNVSATYYNLQTTAQQIAFLRNNLVSTERLIRITDLRRQNQLAQGIDVDRLQLSKTSSQTQIESLQATYNQLLNTLKYLTGTPQTDSLQVRTSIEETIPVAPGNEYTINRTDLQLIDQQKIINGLEQRNVKTGFVPTVSAYGVANSSVYAIGGDNSYVKNLPGYWVGLQLNWNVFDGLARKAKLSQKRIDDQKLDVQLRQVRESISMDITNARNKFLIEQQNLSTNSGQVKLAEKVYTQTQLQFKEGTVDITDVVQAENSLRDAQNNYLTTLVNLRTAELDWKKATGSLINR, from the coding sequence ATGAGAACCATTCGATGGTACCTTTCCACGTTCTTCGCACTGGGATTTACGCTAGCCAGAGCCCAGGACTTTACGCTTGATCAGCTGATTAACAAGGCATTGACCAATAACTACAGTGTTCAGTCGGCCCGACTTGATGAGATCAAAACGGAAGCCCAGATTGCAGAAGTTAAAGCCAGTGCCCGCCCACAGGTGAACCTAACGGGTGATTACAAACGCTACCTCAAAATTCCCGGACAGGTAATTCCCGCATCGGTCTTTGGCGGACCCGAAGGAACCTATTCGGCCGTAGCATTCGGGTTGCCATATAACCTGTCAACGAGCCTTCAGGCCACTCAGGCTCTGTATAACCAGTCGTTGCTGATTGCCACTAAAGCGGCCAAAGCCAGCCGTGATTTGTCGGCGCTGCAAACGCAGAAGACAAAAGAAGACGTTGCTTACAATGTATCAGCGACTTATTACAATCTGCAAACGACTGCTCAGCAAATTGCCTTTCTACGCAACAATTTAGTTTCGACCGAACGGCTGATCCGCATTACAGACCTACGGCGGCAGAACCAGCTGGCACAGGGTATTGACGTTGACCGGCTTCAGCTCAGTAAAACCTCATCGCAAACCCAGATCGAATCGCTCCAGGCGACTTACAACCAGCTCCTGAATACACTGAAATACCTGACGGGAACACCACAAACGGATTCGCTCCAGGTTCGGACGTCCATCGAGGAAACGATACCGGTAGCACCTGGCAATGAATACACCATTAACCGAACCGATTTACAGTTGATCGATCAGCAAAAAATAATCAACGGCCTCGAACAACGAAACGTCAAAACGGGCTTTGTGCCGACGGTGTCGGCCTACGGTGTTGCCAACAGTTCAGTGTATGCGATTGGCGGAGATAACTCCTATGTTAAAAATTTACCGGGCTATTGGGTTGGGCTGCAACTAAACTGGAATGTGTTCGACGGCCTGGCCCGCAAAGCGAAACTTAGCCAGAAACGCATCGATGATCAGAAATTAGACGTACAGCTTCGTCAGGTTCGTGAGTCCATTTCCATGGATATCACCAATGCCCGTAACAAGTTTCTGATCGAGCAGCAGAATCTGTCAACCAACAGCGGTCAGGTGAAACTGGCCGAAAAAGTATACACCCAGACTCAGCTTCAATTTAAAGAAGGCACCGTCGACATTACCGATGTCGTCCAGGCCGAAAACTCGCTTCGGGATGCCCAAAACAACTATCTGACCACACTGGTCAATCTGCGTACCGCCGAACTTGACTGGAAAAAAGCAACCGGCAGTTTAATCAATCGATAA
- a CDS encoding TetR/AcrR family transcriptional regulator has product MNCSPFKSTEEKIRAAAKQVFLEKGFDGATSRDIADTAGINIALTNYYFRSKEKLFMSIFEEMIQLFFNGMVEIMNKPTGLREKIAELIEHDFELLKNNPSLSIFVMNEIHRNPERMATSIGVMKQIHHSMFEEQLQQEIALGTIRPIKAMHLMPMIFCNVQFLFIGKAMHMKMWQMTDAEFDEFANQHKSLVIDMITTYLFEFEKV; this is encoded by the coding sequence ATGAATTGTTCCCCTTTTAAATCTACTGAAGAGAAAATCCGGGCGGCTGCCAAGCAGGTCTTCCTGGAGAAGGGGTTTGATGGTGCTACGTCCCGGGATATTGCCGATACCGCCGGTATCAATATAGCCTTAACCAATTACTATTTCCGCAGCAAAGAAAAGCTATTCATGAGCATATTCGAAGAAATGATCCAATTGTTCTTTAATGGAATGGTTGAGATTATGAATAAGCCAACCGGTCTGCGCGAAAAAATTGCCGAGTTGATCGAGCATGATTTTGAGTTGCTTAAAAACAACCCCAGCCTGTCGATCTTCGTCATGAACGAAATCCACCGCAATCCGGAACGAATGGCAACAAGCATTGGCGTCATGAAACAAATTCATCACTCCATGTTTGAGGAACAGCTTCAACAGGAAATTGCTCTTGGCACAATCCGGCCGATCAAGGCGATGCATTTAATGCCAATGATCTTTTGTAACGTGCAGTTCTTATTTATTGGCAAGGCCATGCACATGAAAATGTGGCAAATGACCGATGCCGAGTTTGACGAGTTTGCCAATCAGCATAAGAGCCTGGTCATTGACATGATTACCACTTATTTGTTTGAATTCGAGAAGGTGTAA
- a CDS encoding response regulator transcription factor has translation MAIRILLADDHSVVRKGIRMLLEDEADIQIVGEVADGDEAIDQVAAIKPDVLLLDITMPRMSGIDALKVISQQYPKVKTVMFSMHNNPDYILKAVQNGAAGYLLKDTTPEEILRAVRTVISGELYYPPNASSIIIRQLVLPNVSQQKKEELTYSPRASSSVWNKITSREAQILTCLIEGLSSPEIAERFGISANTVANQRASIIRKAGVKNTIDLIRIALEEKSRL, from the coding sequence ATGGCTATTCGAATTCTTCTTGCCGACGATCATTCTGTAGTCCGAAAAGGAATTCGGATGCTGCTGGAAGATGAAGCAGATATTCAGATTGTCGGCGAGGTTGCCGATGGCGACGAAGCGATCGATCAGGTTGCCGCTATCAAACCCGATGTGCTGCTACTGGATATAACCATGCCCCGAATGTCGGGCATCGATGCCTTAAAGGTTATTTCTCAACAATACCCGAAAGTGAAAACGGTGATGTTCAGTATGCATAACAACCCGGACTACATTCTGAAAGCTGTTCAGAATGGTGCGGCTGGCTATCTGCTCAAGGATACGACCCCGGAAGAAATTCTGAGGGCGGTGCGGACCGTAATCAGTGGTGAGTTGTACTACCCACCCAATGCATCGTCAATAATTATCCGCCAGTTGGTCTTACCAAATGTTAGTCAGCAAAAGAAAGAAGAACTAACGTACAGCCCCCGAGCGTCATCGTCAGTCTGGAATAAAATTACATCGCGGGAAGCCCAAATACTGACATGTTTAATTGAGGGCCTGAGTAGCCCCGAGATAGCCGAACGATTCGGTATCAGTGCCAATACCGTGGCCAATCAGCGGGCAAGTATCATCCGTAAAGCAGGGGTAAAAAATACGATTGACCTGATCCGGATTGCGCTGGAAGAAAAAAGTCGGCTTTAA
- a CDS encoding ATP-binding protein, translating into MKQLDQQVARRLTRFYVMALTAIAVLSISGLVFIRSTLSNHYDDSRVVNVTGRQRMLSQRLTKLALLRTTGLSAADTVSFDSLLHTWYQTHVQLRNGLLKMEKDYSVRKSTLLTSMFARIEPVFQSIYQNFSQINSPETTLAEKKEALQIILRDELSFVQQMNDIVFQFDTESFERVQSLERIEWLLTIATLLTILAEALFIFRPVVSYTKNIVRRLARSENALQLVNRQMEITNHELEATNQNLAASNRKLVATQQELIRTTEEKYQLQIAEENIRSAALLEGQEEERRRFARELHDGIGQMLTGLKLHAEKMKTITFPDEKQRLRFDELCNLIYEIIQTTRQISHNLMPSVLGDFGLGATLQYLAEQTARSSGIDVLFDGDRDANRLAPAMEIGLYRIAQEALNNAIKYAGAQTIRIHLQQNSRKLELAVIDDGKGFQVKSVQKEQVVPTINGIENMRTRTRLLNGTLTITSKPRKGTKVLVSINVAGNLH; encoded by the coding sequence ATGAAGCAACTCGACCAACAGGTAGCCCGTCGGTTAACGCGGTTCTATGTGATGGCCCTTACCGCCATTGCTGTACTGTCAATCAGCGGATTAGTATTCATTCGAAGTACGCTCAGCAATCACTACGACGATAGCCGGGTTGTCAACGTAACCGGTCGCCAACGAATGCTAAGTCAGCGGTTGACAAAGCTTGCTCTGTTGCGAACCACAGGACTGTCGGCTGCCGATACCGTTTCGTTTGATTCCCTGCTGCATACATGGTATCAAACCCACGTTCAGCTTCGGAATGGGCTCCTGAAAATGGAAAAGGACTATTCCGTTCGGAAAAGCACTCTGCTAACCAGCATGTTTGCCCGGATTGAACCGGTTTTTCAGTCCATTTACCAGAACTTTAGTCAAATCAATAGCCCAGAAACGACGCTTGCCGAAAAAAAAGAGGCTCTTCAGATCATTCTGAGGGATGAACTTTCTTTCGTGCAACAGATGAACGACATCGTTTTTCAGTTCGACACGGAAAGCTTCGAGCGGGTTCAATCGCTTGAACGAATCGAATGGCTATTAACGATTGCAACCCTGCTGACGATTCTGGCCGAGGCTTTGTTTATTTTTCGTCCGGTAGTCAGTTACACGAAGAATATTGTTCGGCGACTGGCCCGCTCAGAGAATGCGCTACAACTGGTGAACAGGCAGATGGAAATTACCAACCATGAGCTGGAAGCCACCAATCAGAACCTGGCGGCCTCTAATCGGAAGCTGGTAGCCACTCAACAGGAGCTTATTCGTACTACTGAAGAGAAGTATCAGTTGCAGATCGCCGAAGAGAACATTCGTTCGGCGGCCCTGCTCGAAGGCCAGGAAGAAGAACGACGTCGGTTTGCCCGTGAACTTCACGACGGTATCGGTCAGATGCTAACCGGCCTGAAGCTGCACGCAGAAAAAATGAAGACGATTACGTTTCCGGACGAGAAGCAACGGCTCCGGTTTGACGAACTGTGTAATTTGATTTACGAGATTATTCAGACAACCCGACAAATATCCCATAATCTGATGCCATCCGTACTGGGCGACTTCGGATTGGGCGCTACGTTGCAGTATCTAGCTGAACAAACAGCGCGGTCATCGGGAATCGATGTGCTTTTTGACGGGGATCGCGACGCCAATCGATTGGCCCCAGCCATGGAAATCGGATTATATCGCATTGCGCAGGAAGCCCTGAACAATGCCATAAAATATGCAGGAGCACAGACCATACGCATTCATTTACAACAAAATTCGCGTAAACTTGAACTGGCCGTTATTGATGACGGTAAAGGTTTTCAGGTCAAATCCGTTCAAAAAGAACAAGTGGTGCCTACAATAAACGGCATCGAAAACATGCGGACCCGAACCCGCCTGTTAAACGGCACGCTGACAATTACCTCAAAACCCAGAAAGGGTACTAAAGTGTTGGTCAGCATTAATGTAGCGGGTAACCTTCATTAA
- the nirD gene encoding nitrite reductase small subunit NirD, with product MEVLVAPKHEITWHLACRVDDIPEDGGACALIEGKQIAIYNFTRRGKWYATDNECPHRQQMALSRGMIGSQSDEPKVACPFHKKTFSLQTGQCLNDDSYQINTYSVKIKDGKVYIGI from the coding sequence ATGGAAGTTCTTGTTGCACCCAAACACGAAATAACCTGGCATCTGGCTTGTCGGGTAGACGATATTCCCGAAGACGGTGGCGCCTGCGCACTGATCGAAGGAAAGCAAATTGCCATCTATAATTTCACCCGGCGGGGCAAGTGGTATGCCACAGACAACGAATGTCCGCATCGTCAGCAAATGGCCTTGTCACGGGGTATGATTGGTAGCCAGTCCGACGAGCCGAAAGTTGCCTGTCCGTTTCATAAGAAGACATTTTCGCTTCAGACCGGCCAATGCCTGAACGACGATTCTTACCAGATTAACACCTATTCCGTAAAAATTAAGGACGGAAAGGTGTATATTGGGATTTAG